The genomic window GGTCTCTCGTATTCGCTGCTCATGCACGGCTTGAAGAAATCCGGCGTCAACCTGAACCGCAAGGCTCTTGCCGATCTTGCGGTGAGCGACGCGAAGGCGTTCGGGACGTTGCTGAGCATGGCGAAACAGGCGGTCGGAAAGTAATCTCTTGATCGCGATCCTGTCGCTCGCGGCGGTGATCGGCTTCACCCCCGCAACGGCGCACCGCATCGACGCGATCGTCGCCGCGGAGCTACGGGCTCACCGCGCTCCCGGCGTTGCCGTCGGCGTCGTCGAATCGGGGCGTTTGGTCTACGCGCGAGGCTTCGGAACCGCAAGCCTCTCCCGCCGCGTCGTCGTCTCTCCCGGCACCCAGTTCGGCATTGGGCAGATCAGCGTGCAGTTCACGGCCGCAGCGATCCTCCTGCTCGCCCAGGACGGCAAGCTCAAACTCGACGACACGGTGACGCAGTATCTTCCCGAGGTCACCATCGCGCGATACGTCACGATTCGCGAGCTCCTCGATCAGACGTCGGGACTTCCGAACGTCACGAACTGGGCACATCTGCTGGCATCGGCAAACGCCGCACGTCCCATGGCGACGCCCGGCGCGTCCTACGCGCCCAATCCCCTGAACGCCATCCTCGCCGGAAAGATCGTCGAGCGCGTCGCCGGCGAGCCGCTCTCGGATTACGTGCAGCAGCACATCTTCGTTCCGCTCGTGATGGACGCGACGCTCTATGAAGGCGATACCGGTCTCTCCCCCAATCGCGCCGTCGGATACACGCGCGAGAACGGCCGGTTCGAGCGCGCCCGGCCGTGGAGCGCGACGCGTCTCGACGGCAACGCGGGCATCGTCAGCGACGTGTACGATCTTGCAAAATGGGACATCGCGTTTCCGATTCTTTTGCGCGTCGATGCGGTGCGCGAGATGTTCACGCCGGGAATCGCCGGCTCGTACGAGCGGCGCGGCATGGGCTGGGCAATCGACCGTCGCAGCGGCAGGCGTTTCGTCTGGCAGAACGGCGAGATCCCCGGGTTTCATGCCATGAACGCGGTGCTGCCCGACGAGCACGTCGCGGTCATCGTGCTGACCAACGTGGATTCCATGCACGAGGCGGCCCTATTGCCGGAGAGCATCGCCGGGCGCATCCTCGACATCGTGGTTCCGCCGAGCAGGCAGCGTATCGAAAACGGCGTCGTGGAGCGCGCGCGCGAATGGCTCGCGCGCCTGGCGAGCGATCGCATCGATCGCACGCAGCTCACGTCAGGCTTCAGCGCATACCTGTCAGACGACGTCGTGCGCCGGGCGCAGATCGATCGGCTTGGCCGCGTCGAATCGCTGGTTCCCATCTCGAGCGCTCCGGCACAGCACGGTACGACGACGTACGAGTTCTTGGTACGCTTCGCAAACGGCGAGCGCCACTATCGCCTGACGCTCACCCCCGACGGGAAGATCGACTTCATCGCGTTTACGCCGTAGGGCAACGCGCCCAAAGAGATATGCCACCCTTCGTTCTCGAGACGTTCGTTAGATGTCGCTTTCCGCGATGCGGCGGCCGGTGGCTTCGGTGACTTTCCCGAGCATCGCGACGGCTTCCGCAGGCGATGCATTGCTGAACATGTACCGCAGCCGTTCGTCGGCGTCTTCGACGATGAGCACCGCTCTGCGGCCCGTGCGAACCGCGTCGATGAGGGAGGCGAGATACGCCTCGTCTTCTGCCGCGAGAACCGAGCGGTCGCTCTTCGCGACCGGGCGCGTGCCGTTCAGGATACGCTTGAGAACGGCGTCGATGTCACCCGGGATTTCCACGATTTCTCTTCCTCCGGTTGCACCCCGGTGGGTGCGGTCAATCTCTTCTATCGACCGTTCCACAGCCGAGTTCACCCTCTCCGCACGTCATCCACTGCAAAGCTAGCAGAGTCTTTACATCGGCGATATCTCCAGCCGCCAGGAGATCGCGCGCTCGTTCGAGCGTAAAGCGGCCTACCTCGATGCGCTCGTCGTCGTCGAGCGATTGCGTTCCCGAGCGCAGATCCTCCGCAACGAAGAAATACATGATCTCGTCGCAGAAGCCGGGCGTCATGAAGACCGTGCAGAGCGGGCGTATACGCCCCGCGCGATAGCCCGTCTCCTCGGCGAGCTCGCGCAATGCGCCGTCGATCGGCTCCTCTGCGCCGTCGGCCGTGCCCGCCGGAATCTCCCAGAGAAAACGTCGCACCGGGTGACGGTACTGCCGCACCAGCACGATTTCGCCCGGCGCGGAAAGCGCGATGATGCCGAACGAACCTGCATGCTCGACGACGTCGCAGCGGTGCGCGCTCGCGTCGTCGTAGCGCAGCTCGTCGATCCGCACGCGAAAGACGGGCCCCGAGAAAGCGATCTGCGACGACAGGGTCTGCGGAAGGTCTTGCGCCATGTTATCCTCATGCGGTGCGACAGCAGTCAATCCTCGGGGAGCTGGGATGGCTCGGCTACTTCTTGGTCCTTCTCGTGATCGCGGTCTACGGCGCGAACCTCGTCGC from Candidatus Dormiibacterota bacterium includes these protein-coding regions:
- a CDS encoding serine hydrolase domain-containing protein; the protein is MIAILSLAAVIGFTPATAHRIDAIVAAELRAHRAPGVAVGVVESGRLVYARGFGTASLSRRVVVSPGTQFGIGQISVQFTAAAILLLAQDGKLKLDDTVTQYLPEVTIARYVTIRELLDQTSGLPNVTNWAHLLASANAARPMATPGASYAPNPLNAILAGKIVERVAGEPLSDYVQQHIFVPLVMDATLYEGDTGLSPNRAVGYTRENGRFERARPWSATRLDGNAGIVSDVYDLAKWDIAFPILLRVDAVREMFTPGIAGSYERRGMGWAIDRRSGRRFVWQNGEIPGFHAMNAVLPDEHVAVIVLTNVDSMHEAALLPESIAGRILDIVVPPSRQRIENGVVERAREWLARLASDRIDRTQLTSGFSAYLSDDVVRRAQIDRLGRVESLVPISSAPAQHGTTTYEFLVRFANGERHYRLTLTPDGKIDFIAFTP
- a CDS encoding NUDIX hydrolase, whose protein sequence is MAQDLPQTLSSQIAFSGPVFRVRIDELRYDDASAHRCDVVEHAGSFGIIALSAPGEIVLVRQYRHPVRRFLWEIPAGTADGAEEPIDGALRELAEETGYRAGRIRPLCTVFMTPGFCDEIMYFFVAEDLRSGTQSLDDDERIEVGRFTLERARDLLAAGDIADVKTLLALQWMTCGEGELGCGTVDRRD